TCTAGCCATGTTCTTTCAGCTTTACTCTGAATCCCCATTTATGCTTTACCACACTATTGCAATCACACTTCCCTGTAAGTACCGAGCCTTCAGTTCTCAACCCCGCTCCCTGAAACAGTGGCTTCTGGGAGTTTTCAGTGAGCTCAGGGTAACTGTGGGGAAAGAGGTGAAATTCTCACCTTACGTTGGGCATCTCCCAGAATTCCACAGGTGCTGATGCTAATTCCAAAACCTTTTCTCAAAATGGAGGCTAGGGTGAACACTTACCCCTTGCTCTTTCCTCAGCAAGAAAAGGGGAGCTTTAAAAAAGCAGTTTCAAGGCAGCTGAAAGTATGTTCTGGCACTACCTGCACAGGGCCAAAACCCAAGACAATAGTTCAGAGTTATTTCTACAGAGCTCATctgcaccccctcaccccaccagcagcacatGAGAAACATGTGGTCTTACAGTGTTTGAGAATGGTGTTCACTGAGTGGACTGGACAGATACAACTTTGAAGTCCACAGTGAATTTTTGCATGGCAAAATATAGTGTGTTGCACAGGCTTGTGATCAAGGCAGCTGATGTTCTGGTGATCAATGTGGGCTTTAAACCGCTAGGATTCCTGAATAGCGCAGGATGTATGTTTCCATTCTGTAGAAAAGAGTGGCAGGTTCTTGTGTGGAAGGTAGCCACATCAAATGGTTGATGGCAGGGGGATGGAGCCTCAGGCATTACTGCCAATAGAACTTATTAATAATAATCCTTTTCAATGATGCAATTCTAAATCAAAACTCCAATGAGACAGTGGCCAAAACTGCAATATATTAATCTCTTGTATCTCATTTAGCCATCTAGCTGTGCTGGGTTACGTAACACCTCTCACTATAACTAGTTTCAGTTGCATCTCATGTATCTGGGGGTCATACCTGCCATGCACAATGACTCAGtggaaacactttttaaaatatatttaccgTACTTGCTAATCAAGCGCCCACCatgaaggaaaaataaatcaaGTTCTGTACTTGAGAATCAGCTGATTAAAACATCAATTGAGTGATCATAAGGCACACAGCAAATGCTATGCTTAGAGCTGAGTGTTTGCAAGAAACAATTTCTGTGCCTTGATGATGATGCAAGCACTTTGGGCAAGAATATTCATGCCTGTGACTTTGCAATTCATTTTCTACTAATATTTGTATCAATAAAACTCAATCATTTGAATGTTAGCAGAAAAACAGGGTACAAGTATGGTCAGACTAAACTCATCTAAAAATCTAAATGCATATCTGTAAAAAAATTCATATCTTTTGCATTATTCACTTACTCTAGTGGTGCTCCACATGCTATTCACAAATAGCTTCTAAAGGGCCCAGCATATCCATATACCTCTGGGCAGGTTTAAAGAAGACCATAAAGGATTTGAAGAGATGTTTATTATTAACTGATGTTGCATAACTCTCTACATGCTACCGTGAAAATGTGTTTCTTGGATGGAAAATAGCATCATTTCTATTTGTCAATTGCATTTGATCATTGAAGTATCCTGAACTGTAACAAAGGAAAGATTACTTTTACTGATTTGCTGTATAATAGTATTATAGTAGGTTGCTATGACAACAAGATGTAACGCCCCTGTATTTGAATGGGGCTCTCGCTTCAAAGGTATTAGAAATCTACAAATTTCAGCCATTTGTACTTCAAATAGTCATTTCATCCTGAAATTATCACCCTGTAGGGAAGTATAAATGTTATCACTAAGCAATTTCTTGCAAGAGAGCAGCAACAAAATGAAGTTTTAAGtaacaagtttattttttaaaaatgttacatgcTGATAAAAAAAAACTGTACAGATAAAAGTAAAAAAGATCCCGCTGAGAGAGATGCAAAGGCAAATATTAGGCTCTAATGAATCACCAAAGCAAAAATATCTGGTGGGtgtttattaataatttatcGTATTACAGTAGCACAGGGGGACTGGCCCCCCATTATGCTAGCTATTGTACAAACTCATAATAGGAGATAGTACCTTCCACAAAGAACTGAGTCTAAAAAAAGTGAATGCAAGTATGTGGAGTGGGGAAGGACTTCCTTATAAAAGTACATCAAGAGCCAGGCTCTGTGATCTGAGGTGCATGCCAGTGATCACAGCAAGGAACAGTATTATGAATAAACAAGTTAATTAGGAACAAACAAGAACAAACCCCAACTTTAATGTACTGCTTGTTGTGTACATGTACCACTGCTCACTATTGGGTGGGATATTTTAGGCTTCCTCaagcattcagtggaaatatTCCCATTACCTTCAGGCCTTTAGTGTGCAGTTTGGAATTCTCCCAGCTATGATGAATCCTATTTTCTGCCCCCTTCAATGCCCTCCACCACTAGATTCATAAGAAAACATTCATTAAATGGCCTAAAAAGAGGATATTGCATGTATCAGTTAAGGAAGAttctcttttagctcaagtggtaaagTGCTATGTTTTCTAAAGCTCTGAGTTCTATTCCCCAAGCTGCATCGTATATAGCTagctggcaaaaaaaaacaaTATCTACAAGTGATTGCAGATCATTATaatttttccctgttctttttaACGGTTCAATTCAGAGAAGAACAAATTCATACACACTTGGGGAGCCTACTTGGCTCAGAACTAACCTTGGATTGGATCTGAGAGAAAGTGAGCAGGGAAGGTGGTGAAACAAAGAAAGTAAGAGGATGGATAGAGTTGGGGCAGACAGTAGAGATTAGTCATAGTTGCGAGATCTGGACACAGCCAGCTTTGTTTGGGAGGAAGGCTGAAGTTCACACTGGTACAAATGATtcgggccctgccaaattcacggccatgaaaaatgcatcatggaccatgaaatctggtctcctcctgtgaaatctggtcttgtgtgtgcttttaccctatactatgcaGATTTCACGGGGAAGACCAGTGTTTCTGAAATTGGGGTCCTTACCCAAAACGGAGTTACTGGtgggtcacaaagttattttagaGGGATTGAGGTATTGCCCCCCTTACATCtccactgccttcagagcagggtgtccggagagcagtggctgttggcaggTGCCtacctctgaaggcagcgcccagccatcagcagctcagaagtgagggtggcaataccataccatgccatcctttcttctgcactgctgccttcagagctggagagtgccagctgctggctgagggcccagctctgcaggcagcaggcagaaataaggatggcaataccataccttgccatccttacttctgtactggtgctggcggtggctctgccttcacaCCTGagatcctggccagcagccacctctctcctgctgcccagctctgaaagcagcaccgctgccagccacggcacagaagtaagggtagcagtaacGTTGCGagctccccacaactccttttgggtcaggacccctacaattacaacaccctgaaatttcagatttaaatagctgaaataattaaatttactctttttaaaaactatgaccatgaaattgagcaaaatggaccgtgaatttggtagggccctacaaatGATAAAAGTGCAGATTCCAAGCAGGAGGGAGAGCTTAGCAGGACTGAGGCTCCTGGGTGCAATGACAGTACAaattataaataacaataatgttcgcagtgttgttgtagccttgtgggtcccaggatattagtgagacaagatgtgtgaggtaatgtcttttatgggaccaacttgcATTGGTGAAAGagccaagctttcaagctacacagagctcttcttcacctcTGGACCAGATCTGCGTAGCtgcaaagcttgtctctttggcCAACAGAAATTGGTCAAATAACAATACTCTCAGTTATAACAGGGTTAATTCAATAATATCAGAAGAGTACTATAACTGAGAACTTAACATTTGTATTTACAAAGCCTGTAAGCTTTCTAGCTGTAGACCACCTTAATGCCACCAGTCTACATACTGATGCTGCTTTATTGCGAAATATGCAGACTAGGGGTGCTTATTTCACTAGATACTTTTCCACTGGCAAGTCGTAATAGGCAGTTAATGACCATGTCTTTGGCCTTAGTGGTCTCCATATTCCTCTCCCGTGATATCTGCATGCTGATTTGGTCTACGTTGGTCATGATGAGCTCAGAGGCCATGATCTGAGTGGGGGATGCGCTGTTGACCATGCTGTCCATGATATACTGTTTGTACAACTCCACCACTTTCTGCTCTAGGTAGTCATTCAGTATTGAATTGGAGAGGGGCTGCTGGTGTTGCATTATGCTAGTCACTCGCCAGCATGACGAGTACCCTTGGACGGGCTTGCGAATGAGGTCATTGGGTGGCATCATGGATTCCATAGGCGGAGGAATCTCTGATGACTCCAAAAATGGGCCTATCCCACTGTCACAGGTAAAATCTGTTGTTACTGAGCTGATAGGCATCACATGGCCACCAGCGATATGCAAATCATTGTAATTCTTGCAAATGCTTTTACAGGAAGAAGGAACCAGGTAGGTATCTCTACTTGTGGATCCTCCAGCCATATTCCCAGCTGGAGATGTTTGCCTTTCAAACTCTGGGCTCTGAATAACCTGCGGTAAAGTCTCTTTCTGTCTTCCATTGTGTTTGCTTCCTTTTGAACGGACTGAAGAAAAGAACTTGCCCACAGACCACCTCTGAAAGAGACTTCTGCCCTGTGTTTCATCCATGGAGGAATAGGTAAAGCCACACATGACACTCATCTCATGCACCTTCTCCTCTGCTTCTCGCTTTCTGTAGAGCTTGGAACTCAAGAAGTCCTCACAAAAATAGGGGATTCCACAAAGATACCCTTCTGACAACATTCTTGAAAAAAGAGGAAATAAGACATCAAAGATTAAATTAGATCATAAACCAACAGGAAGAtggaacaaaaaaacaacaagaaaaggcAAATAGTTCATTTGTTTGTAAAAAGACTTTTGTATTGATTATGTTCCCCCTGAAAATCTGTTATTGGTTGCATATAGATTAGCTTCAGATCAGGATATCACCATAGGAGTTTACCACTTTTTAAATGGCTTAAATGAATGCAGTGAGCAGCTAGGCTGCTAACTGTGATGTTAGACCAATcacataaaataattttatgtaCACCACTATATACAATatactgtgtttttgttttataaggATATTTTGTGCAATGGCTTGTGGTTTATATCTATATGGTTTCTGCAGAAAgtgtattgatttcagtgggtggccataaaaagtgggttttttccaTTCTCCATGCACATTCAAGCTATGGGGTTTATTCCAAAACTTGAAGGCCTTCACATGCCACCGTTTGAAAAGGTGGATCTCACACTCAGAATGTGAATCTGACTTCTTCCTTCTTCTCAGGCTGAATAATTGTTATTTTCgtggtttctttttaatttaaaaaaacccgcCATAGAGTGATTATACAAATTTCTGTACTTGGACTGGCTAATATTGGTTAACAGCCAGTCTGAATGGTCACTTTGAGTTTCCAAATTGAGACAGctagggcctggttttcagacatTCTCAGTACCCCCAGCTCCTGTTCATTTTGGTTGGAGTTTTGgatgctcagcagttctggaaaCAGGGCCACACTATCTCAAGTCAGACACCCAGAAATCAAGGCTCCCAAAATCATTGGCTAGTTTTGAGAATGTAGACCATACAGTATAGTTACAGAAAAATAGCCATACAATGATTATTGAAATCAGACACTTAGAAAGCAGTCAGAGTGCATAGTACTGTGTAACTGGGAGATACATGCATCGCTATGCACCAGGAAATGTTCAGCCTCCCAGCACATTCAATTTCAGTATAATTATTCATAATTATGCAACAGTTTTTCTAAACCAGTGGCAGGAAAATATCCTGTAAGAAAGGGGTCCTAGACCAGTCCCACATGGTGGAGCAAAGAGGAAGTTAAGTTTTACCAAGCAGATTTcacatgtccaaatcatttttATAGTACAAAACTACCAAGTGACCCACGAGAAATTAAATAGTCTTCACTTTAATAACATGTAGAACTCTTCATTTAACATTTAATCCAATTATAAAATGCAATAGGCACGGATATTGTCTCCACAGGGAGGAACACATGTTATAGatatttttcagtttattcaactgtTTCAGaacaccagaactgagagcacaCAAGTGATTGGGAAATGCTTATACAAACTGTGAAAGGAGAGGTGGTATCATTATGTGGCCCATGGGATACTACATGCCAACTTTGTGGTTGTCACTCATTATCGGTGGGTGTGATAGGGCTTTCACCTCCTCCAAGAGCCATTCCTTGCATTACAGTAGCCATTGCAAAATGTTGCAATACATATTGGACAAAGTCCTGGTCTTGGCTATGGAAGCGTCCTCAGAAACTGGGGCAGAAAGGAGCTGTCAGCAGGAGAGAACAGGCCCGTCTGTGCAAAGAACCCATTCTGAGTTaggagggaggagaaagtaaTTCACCCAGGGCCTCTCAGAATGTAATCTGTGTGTGGAGATAATATCTACATACATGTGTTAGGGACTCTGAGTCCTGGCTGTCCTCTGTCCCTGTGGCAGCTCCATGTTTACCTCAGCCCTGTGACTCCAGTAACAGCAGTTAGCAGAACACGGGAAGAGACATAGACTAGTGTCCATGGAGGGTTCCTGAGAGGGGGAGATCTCTTTCCCATGAGGACAGCGTGCCCTCTCAGATGACTGGTTTCTAGCATCCCTTCCTTTTAAACAGCTTCAGAAACCCTATCTGGAGCTTAATTGCCCTTAGGATTAATTGCTGCTGGTTTACTTTATTTATTAGCCACACTAAGAGAGCCATGAAAATCTACTTCAGAATGCCAGATAAATTCTGCTTCCATCATAGCAGGAGGAGATGCCAAAATAGTTCTCTCCTATAGTCTTTCACAGGAAACAGTAGAGTGTTGGCTTTTACTTTGGTCAGACCAAATGTGGAATTATTGTGATACTGACCCATATACTTATTTTTGGTGTAGATATTGAGAAATATGTAAAACTATATTACATGATCTATCCCATTTCTAATCACTGTACATAGGCTGTGCCCAGTTTATGTAGCATGTGTCATCATTGTTTTCCCAGCTGCCAGATGTACCATTCTTCTATCAGAAAGTGATGAGCAGGGAACTGAAACTGCTGGTTTCATTTCTTTGGCCAAATTCTGTAGTTCTTATTTTCAGGGTCAGATCACACCCAGTGCTGAGGTGGGGGAACCCAGAAAACTCATGAAACTGAGCAAGTTCAGACCCACAGACTACTTGGAAAAATCTAGTTGGCTGAGTGGGCTTTACCCTCTTGCTCTGTAGAGGATTGTTTCCCTTTCAGCCTGCAGATGTTCCCAGGTCTTCAAGCGAAATCGTGTTAAGGTGAGAGGCAATTCTGAGGGCCTGGACATTTACACGGAAGCTCAATACATTCCTGTTATCCCCTCCATCCTCTGCCCATCAATTCAGCTAGAGGCAAGTTGCCATGGTCTCACTACTGGCAACTGGCCACACAGAGGGGATTAGCATGTGGAAAGGGTCAGCATTATTTCCTACAGGTGCTTTTTCTTTGGTAAGGGAAGAACAGTTATTCCCAGTTCCATTTTCTCCTGCCTCCAATACACATGCACACCACAGAGTCGCAAATGCACAGAGATTGTGTATAAGGGATTCCACAGAGTTGGAGCGATGAGGATTTCATGCTCCTTTAGATCAGTCTATTTTTCTCCTATCCTTCCTTGAAAAATTCACATGGATGTTTCATTCCATGGGGGACAAAGAGAGCAGATGGCCTAGTTCATGGTCTTTACTCTTGACATGTTTTGCCTGAGACAGGGCTGCcggattttattttttactatggGTGACTGATTAAATTCTAAAGGAATACTAGCATAGCTTGCACTGGGGAGGAATAAAAGAGGCACTGCCTGTTGTAAATCTTTATTACCTTTATATCTTTTCGGTTTTTAAAACCAAGTCCCTGGCATATGCCTTAACCTGGGTATTTTCTGCATTTCAGTGGAGAGATAAGTCGACCCTTGATCTATGCTGCTAGCATTAGTGTGACTAGAGTGAGCCTCTGCGCAAATATCCAGAATCCAGCAATATCATAGGCTTTCTCAGACTGACAGATTCACTGCTTGGAGATGATGGCAGTGTGTGTACAAAGAGCCCAGTGCACAGCTGATAGAGAAGCTACATAACAACACAGAATTGAACTGACTACCTAGCCTAGGCTAAGCAAGAGCCTggagcaatatatatatatatatataagaagaGTAGTAATAAAATCTGCTTGTCCCCTAAAAAGCCTGAGTGAGTTAGAAGATTTCTAGATAAAGTGAAAGGAATGTAGTACAGCCAGTGGGCACAAGGATATGTGGGATGCGGGCTTTTAGAAAGGGACGGACACAAATACATTTGGGACCACAATGTGTCTGGCATCCAGGCTCCCAAAGTATGGTCCTAAATAACGTTATAGGTGTTCTGTTCGGTATCTGGAGTTCAGCTTCGTATGTGATCCCTATACATACACAAGTTCTTCCAGCTGGCTTCCTAGAATCACAGGTGCAAATAATCCCTTCTCCCTTCATGGAGGGAATGAAAATCCTATGGATCCCTTTCCGGAAATCTTCTCCCACCCCCTACGACTCCGAGAAGCCCTTCCATGAGGTTAGGGATCCTGgttgggggatgggaggatgtAGAGCCAAGGCCCACCCTATGCGTACTTTATACAAAAGTTATAGTGACCATCAGTATTAACTTTATATCTTATGGCACTCTTACTTCCTACTcccatcttagaatcatagaatcatagaatatcagggttggaagggacctcaggaggtcatctagtccaaccccgtgctcaaagcaggaacaatccccaattaaatcatcccagccagggctttgtcaagcctgaccttaaaaacttctaaggaaggagattctaccacctccctaggtaacgcattccagtgtttcaccaccctcctagtgaaaaaatttttcctaatatccaacctaaacctcccccactgcaacttgagaccattactccttgtcctgtcctcttctaccactgagaatagtctagaaccatcctctctggaaccacctctcaggtagttgaaagcagtatcaaatcccccctcattcttctcttctgcagactaaacaatcccagttccctcagcctctcctcataagtcatgtgttccagacccctaatcatttttgttgcccttcgctggactctctccaatttatccacatccttcttgtagtgtggggcccaaaactggacacagtactccagatgaggcctcaccaaagtcaaATAGAGGgagatgatcacgtccctcgatctgctcactatgcccctacttatacatcccaaaatgccattggccttcttggcaacaagggcacactgctgactcatatccagcttctcgtccactgtcacccctaggtccttttctgcagaactgctgcctagccattcggtccctagtctgtagctgtgcattgggttcttccgtcctaagtgcaggaccctgcacttatccttattgaacctcatcagatttcttttggcccaatcctccaatttgtctaggtccctctgtatcctatccctgccctccagcgtatctaccactcctcccagtttagtatcatccgcaaatttgctgagagtgcaatccacaccatcctccagatcatttatgaagatattgaacaaaaccggccccaggactcacccctggggcactccacttgacaccggctgccaactagatatggagccattgatcactacccgttgagcccgacaatctagccaactttctacccaccttatagtgcattcatccagcccatacttctttaacttgctgacaagaatactgtgggaaaccgtgtcaaaagctttgctaaagtcaagaaacaatacatccactgctttcccttcatccacagaaccagtaatctcatcataaaaggcgattagattagtcaggcatgaccttcccttggtgaatccatgctgactgttcctgatcactttcctctcatgtaagtgcttcaggattgattctttgaggacctgctccatgatttttccggggactgaggtgaggctgactggcctgtagttcccaggatcctccttcttcccttttttaaagattggcactacattagcctttttccagtcatctgggacttcccccgttcgccacgagttttcaaagataatggccaatggctctgcaatcacagccgccaattcctttagcactctcggatgcaactcatccggccccatggacatgtgaacgtccagcttttctaaatagtccctaaccacctctttctccacagagggctggccatctattccccatgttgtgatgcccagcgcagcagtctgggagctgaccttgttagtgaagacagaggcaaaaaaagcattgagtacattagctttttccacatcctctgtcactaggttgtctccctcattcattaaggggcccacactttccttggctttcttcttgttgccaacatacctgaagaaacccttcttgttactcttaacatctctcgctagctgcagctccaggtgcgatttggccctcctgatttcattcctacatgcccgagcaatatttttatactcttccctggtcatatgtccaaacttccacttcttgtaagcttcttttttatgtttaagatccgctaggatttcaccgttaagccaagctggtcgcctgccatatttactattctttcgacacatcgggatggtttgtccctgtaacctcaacagggattccttgaaatacagccagctctcctggactcctttccccttcatgttagtctcccaggggatcctacccatccgttccctgagggagtcgaagtctgctttcctgaagtccagggtccgtatcgtgctgcttacctttcttccctgtgtcaggatcctgaactcaaccaactcatggtcactgcctcccagattcccatctacttttgcttcccctactaattcttcccggtctgtgagcagcaggtcaagaaaagcgccccccctagttggctcctctagtacttgcaccaggaaattgtcccctacgctttccaaaaacttcctggattgtctatgcgccgctgtattgctctcccagcagatatcaggaaaattaaagtcacccatgagaaccagggcgtgcgatctagtagcttctgcaagctgccagaagaaagcctcatccacctcatccccctggtccggtggtctatagcagactcccaccactacatcactcttgttgctcacacttctaaacttaatccagagacactcaggtttttctgcagtttcgtaccggagctctgagcagtcatactgctcccttacatacagtgctactcccccaccttttctgccctgcctgtccttcctgaacagtttataaccatccatgacagtactccaggcatgtgagttatcccaccaagtctctgttattccaatcacgtcataattcttGAGGAGCTATAGCTGGACGTGGAGCCCTGACAGTGCAGTGCCTGTGGAGGCCTCACTGGCAGGAACCATAGGGGGTTAGGGAAAGCCAGGAAAGAGGGCGGAGCCATACAGTTTCCATGAAGATGGTGGAATTCCCTGACATCCCCAGATTTAGGAAACTGAACCTCCTGCTCatggcttaaattcagctggagctgtccggAGCAAAGCTCTGATCAATATTTTCAGACCCACaggacagaagccctgagccccggggaGCTCCAGGAAATACtctatgagaatttaagccctgctcctgctcatcTGATGAGGAGTAACTtgcccccttccactc
The nucleotide sequence above comes from Caretta caretta isolate rCarCar2 chromosome 1, rCarCar1.hap1, whole genome shotgun sequence. Encoded proteins:
- the TASL gene encoding TLR adapter interacting with SLC15A4 on the lysosome is translated as MLSEGYLCGIPYFCEDFLSSKLYRKREAEEKVHEMSVMCGFTYSSMDETQGRSLFQRWSVGKFFSSVRSKGSKHNGRQKETLPQVIQSPEFERQTSPAGNMAGGSTSRDTYLVPSSCKSICKNYNDLHIAGGHVMPISSVTTDFTCDSGIGPFLESSEIPPPMESMMPPNDLIRKPVQGYSSCWRVTSIMQHQQPLSNSILNDYLEQKVVELYKQYIMDSMVNSASPTQIMASELIMTNVDQISMQISRERNMETTKAKDMVINCLLRLASGKVSSEISTPSLHISQ